A genomic segment from Prosthecobacter sp. encodes:
- a CDS encoding iron-sulfur cluster assembly accessory protein: MISLTSSAVEHLKSLIAEKSAVSSTGLRLRVEKGGCAGMQYVMALDESRPDDVVQTENGVSIIIDHESLGYLRGCQIDYVDSLSDAGFKLTNPNAARSCGCGTSFEPQTA; encoded by the coding sequence ATGATTTCCCTTACCTCCAGCGCCGTCGAACATCTCAAATCTCTCATTGCGGAGAAAAGCGCTGTCTCCTCCACCGGCCTGCGTCTGCGTGTGGAGAAAGGCGGGTGTGCGGGCATGCAGTATGTGATGGCGCTGGACGAGTCCCGCCCAGATGACGTCGTGCAAACAGAGAACGGCGTCTCAATCATCATCGACCATGAAAGCCTGGGCTATCTGCGTGGGTGTCAGATTGATTACGTCGATTCGCTTTCCGACGCCGGATTCAAGCTCACCAATCCGAACGCCGCGCGAAGCTGTGGCTGTGGCACTTCTTTTGAGCCTCAGACCGCCTAA